AGAGGTAATACTTCAGTTTCCATCATCAAAGAAAGAGTATGAGGAAGTGGGCAAAGATGGAGGGGGCAATTATGGCTGAAAAAGGTATTATATAGGTGGAGGGAAGAGTGAAGGCCCCAGGCAGGAATGAGATGAGTTCAACTCCATCACAGCTGGACACAGTAACATTTGGCAAGCTGTTAGTTGGGAGATGGGTTGGTCAGTTGAGGGATGGGTGGGAAGGGCATTTATTTTGAGGTATGGACCAAATGGCATAGAGGAAATCGCTGGGCCTCACAACACAAAGATACCAGTATCTACATGATAATGTCCACATCATCGGATGGTTATTGACTTTGTGTCAATGAGTTCAGATTGATCTGGCAATCTCCCTTCCTACATGTTGACCCAAGACCACGTTTTTATACCCATCCCATCCTGAGGAGTAGAGGCAGGAGCTGAAGTTAAGAGCTTGGGTATGGGAGTTCCTAAATCCTGTGGCTGCCTGATTCATAATGGCTTAGCGTGAGACCTAGGTCCCTCTAGGGATggacagaacaacaacaacaacaacaaaaaaaacaagccaGAGATGTCAAGTCAGTTATTTCCTGTTTGTTATGTATCTTCTAGGCTCAGCTCCAAGGTGACAGGGCAGAGTTCACAAATCTGAGCTCTGCTCTTCTGGGCAGAGAACTCGTTGTCAGTGGTGCCATCTGCAGGGCATTAAGGAATTTGCCAGGAATTTGATGGGATTGGTAGGGGAAAAtgccatctctcttctctctcattcgAGCCTCTTAATCTGACCATGTACCTGGCCCTCCAAAGGGCTGAAAGACTCCTATTCCCTCTGAACTTTTAGCAGGCAATATTTAAGGCCCTCGGTCCTACAAGACGGGACACAGGGCTATAGTATCacttcccctcttccctgccaATTAAAtctgtcatttgttttttaaaaaagaaaaggccctGGGCTCCTCTCATTTTAAGGTCATCTCAAGGAGGTTAGGAATGCTACATTGTAAAGGCATTTAAGTATTCTGgtgtttaaaaaaagatgggTGGGAGTAAATCCAAAGTCTTGATGTGCTAAGGttaattatcatcatcatcctcGCCATCGGTAAGTAAACGCTCCTTGGGCTttacttatttctatttcttttctaaataaattGCTCGTTTTTCTTTGGCAGTGGCTTTGGTGTCTCACTGAGTAGAGCTGTCAagtcctggggtgcccttccctcaTTTCCGAAGCTTAGATGCACATTGCTAAGCTTCAAGTCCTTCCAGACTTGATTGTCCTATTCACCACCCTCTTCTGAAAAAGGCAGAATGGGAATCCGGAGTGCAAAAGGGAAGATaggccagggctcctgggtggctcagtcattaagcatctgtcttcagctcaggtcatggtcccagggtcctgggatggagcttggcatcaggctccctgctcagggaaaaacctgcttctcccactcctcctgcttgtgttccctctctctctctctatccaataaataaataaaatctttgaaaaaaaaggggggggggaacaggcCTAGGAGGTTAAGAAAACCTAATGACAGAAGAAAGAGTCAAGTGACTCAATCTGTTTCCTAGGCCTCCCTACCCTGAAACTCAACTCAGAAGGTGCTTAAAGAGACCTGGGCCTGAAAAGAGAGTGAATATGTTTTACAAAACCTCAGGTTCGATGTTTGTAGAGAATAGAATAATAatctgtcctaagagggaaaaaaataatccttgTTTTTACTTCCATTAGAGCAGTCTGTGGGCCATAATCATACCAGGAATTGTGTTGCTGCCAGGTATCAGAACTCGGGGGCCCCCAAAGTAATGCTTCATGACATTTTCCTGGCTGCCTTGGCATTTCATTATAGGCAGcgccttcctccccaccccagtcccacACTTGATATTTCATGTCACCAAAAGTTTAGACTATTAGTAACTACTAATCATCATGTTGCATATAAGATGATTCGGAACTGAGGGGACAGAGGGAATACTGAATTCAAGCAGCCGGTTGGATCAATAACCAAATAATTAGAGAGTAGTTCAGGAAAAAGGTAGATAGGAAATGTCTCTTCTGAAGATAGCTTAAAACAACCACAAAGGTTGAAATTTGAGTTTGTACTATAGAAGATGGAAAACCTTTCTAAATTACAGGTTtcctcccttttatttatttttaagattttatttttaagtaatctctatacccaacatggggctcaaacccacaaccaggagaacaagagtcacacgctcctctgaggcagccaggcacccaggtttcctcccttttaaaaaatgaaatatatcaagtgtactgggaaaaaaagactaatatGATCATTATTGTTCTATCctataaaaacattaaatcttGGGGTTTGTATGTAACTCCCCCTGATTCTTGCCTCCGGTCAATGTGAAGTTTTCTTGCAGACTAAACAGGACTGACGTGTAACAAATGGGGTATTGTAGAAATGAGACAGTGTGACTTACAAGGTTAAGTCATAACATTGCGGTTTCCAACTTAACCTTCTCTTGGATCACTCACTTTGGGGGAAGCCTGCCCCCATGTTCTGAAGACACTCAAGTAGCCCTATTGGAGAGAGGTCCCCGTGTGAACTAAGCCCACCTGCCAACAACCAGCACTCACTTGCAAGGCCGGTGGGTGAACTGCCTTGGAAGAGAATCTTCCAGTCCCAATGAAGCACACAGGGAACTGTAGCCTCAGTCAACACCTTGACTTGCAACCTTATGAGAAATCCTGAGACAGAACTAGCCCGCTAAACCACTCCTGAATTCCTGACTCTCAAAAACTGCATGaagtaatacatatatattgtctTAAACCACAAAGTTTTGGGACAATTTGTTGTAATAATAGGTAATAAAATTCCAAACAACTATGTGCCTTACACCAGCCTGTCATCTTATTTTGCTTTATTACATattaatcttcttaaaaatacaacccccaccccaccccaacacacacacaaaacccaaacaaaacaaaatatcaggggcacctggatggatcagttggttaagcagctgccttgggctcgggttgtgatcccagggccctgagggtggagccccatatcaggctccttgttcagtggggagactgcttctctctctccctctgcctgctgctccccctgcttgtgtttgctctctccctacctctgtcaagtaaaatcttttaaaaaagattttatttatttgacagagacagagataacaagtaggcagaagaggaggaagcaggctccctgctgagcagagagcctgatgtggggctcaatcccaagaccctgagatcatgacctgagcagaaggcagaggcttaaccccttaagccatccaggcacccctgccaagtaaaatcttaaaaaaaaaaaaaaaaaaatcagatgcagTTGAAATGCTGGCTTCTTGATCCTGTCCCTGCCTTGTGCCTCAGAACTCTGAAAATGTGCATGGCACGCTGCACACTGAATGTGTGCTTGCTTCCCTGGTTTCAGGCACCCAGGACACGTTCCTGAAAAGCAAGCTCTTCTCTGCATTACTTTGTTGCTCTTTCCCGGGCTCTAGTGTAGCTATCATTCCCTCTTGTTTTTCAGGAAGGGAGGGATACATCAGAGGGTTTTCAGACATCTCTCAAGACCTCCTTTGCAATCAGCACTAACTCAAAACCTTCAGTCCCCATTTGGTCACTAATGCAGTTTAGGATTTCCTCGTAGCACTTTACAGCCCTGGCATCTGCCTTCCCCAGGGACCTGTGGTGGCTCCATTTGTGTTGCTATGCCCACAAACCAGATTGTTTCTTTCAGGAGCCAAGAACACTTCTGTAAATTTGTAGGGGAAATAACTGGGAaaactggtatttttttaaaaccaaggaTCAACATCTCCAGCAGACCTTTAGTCCCTGTACTTCTGTTCCACTGTGCATTTTCTCTGTGCATACACTATTTGCATCCTGTTTTCCTATCTACTATAGTCGTTTAGATGTAGCCAATCTATATACTTGAAAGAACGTAAATGATGCCAAAGGCCCTAAATTGTAAACTCTTACCCTAACCTACACAAGTGTTGCCACTTCACCCTCCAGTAAAGTAGTGCTTTTCTACAAattctcagccttttttttttttaagcacacagCTTATTATTTGGTTTTCTATTAGGATTTTTGTTCATCAGCAGGAATTATGATCCTGCAACTTATGACAGGGCTGGAAACAGCTTTTACCTCATCATGCTCAAGTCTATCCATTTTCCTGTAGAAGGGTCATTTTGAAACTCTTAGTTACATTGATAGGTTTAgtaaacttctttaaaaagagcAGTCATGGGTTTGTAGGACATTTAAAACTTCCCTGTATCTGACCGATAAGAAGCTACATTAGCTCTGAAGTAACATTTTTCTAAGCTCCTTTCAGATTCTAACACTGGTTGAGGTGATATTAACAGATCAGTGTCAGAATCCAGCTCTCCTGCTTTTCTAGTCCAGTGTGTTCCCTTGTCCCCAGAGGTGGTTACACAGGAAATAGGATTCTTGGTATTCTTGATAGCCACTCTATGGCTACCTTCCAGATACGATGAATGGCAGGACATCCTGAATTGGAGAAAGCAATTTAGAAAAGCACACAAGTCAAACTTTCGTTCTTAAAGCCTTTACTTTGAGACATGATGGAGAAATGCAACAAGTACACATGGAAAAGACATGATCACAGTTAAAAGTGAAGACAATCTAACCAGAAAGCTTTAACGCCTGTCACAGCTAATGTTGAAGCTTAAGTTCTGAACGTGACATGCTGCAGGGCTGAAATGAGTGGTAATTAgtattcctctccttcttcttcaccctctccctcaaCAGAATCCACACCAACCTCCTCATAATCCTTCTCAAGGGCAGCCATGTCCTCACGGGCCTCAGAAAACTCTCCTTCCTCCATGCCCTCCCCCACATACCAGTGAACAAAGGCACGCTTGGCATACATCAGGTCAAACTTGTGGTCCAGGCGAGCCCAGGCCTCAGCGATGGCTGTGGTGTTGCTCAGCATGCACACAGCTCGCTGGACTTTGGCCAGGTCTCCACCGGGCACCACAGTGGGAGGCTGGTAATTAATGCCCACTTTGAAGCCAGTGGGGCACCAGTCCACAAACTGGATGCTGCGCTTGGTCTTGATGGTGGCAATGGCGGCATTGACATCTTTGGGAACCACATCACCACGGTACAACAGGCAGCAAGCCATGTATTTACCATGGCGAGGGTCACATTTCACCATCTGGTTAGCTGGCTCAAAGCACGCGTTGGTGATCTCTGCTACAGAAAGCTGTTCATGGTAGGCTTTCTCAGCAGAGATGACAGGGGCATAGGTGGCCAGAGGGAAGTGGATACGGGGATAGGGCACCAGGTTGGTCTGGAATTCTGTCAGATCAACGTTCAGGGCTCCATCGAATCTGAGGGAAGCAGTGATGGAGGACACAATCTGGCTAATAAGGCGGTTAAGATTAGTGTAGGTTGGGCGTTCGATATCGAGGTTTCTACGACAGATGTCATAGATGGCCTCGTTGTCTACCATGAAGGCACAATCAGAGTGCTCCAGGGTGGTGTGGGTAGTGAGGATGGAGTTGTAGGGCTCAACTACAGCTGTGGAAACCTGAGGGGCTGGGTAAATGGAGAACTCCAGCTTGGACTTCTTGCCATAATCGACAGAGAGACGTTCCATCAGCAGGGAGGTGAACCCGGAACCAGTTCCCCCTCCAAAGCTGTGGAAAACCAAGAAGCCCTGAAGACCTGTGCACTGGTCAGCCtggtagaaaaaagaaacagagaaaacgTATGATTACTGCTCTTTGCAATATATATcctaagtaaatatattttcacttttcataCAAGTCCAAGAATACAGATCTTATTTTGACAAGAAACACTTACATGGAGACCTTCCTAGAATTACTAAGCATTTCTTACTTAAATGACACCAAATAGTTCATGctttaattggatttttaaagaaaaactataaaggAATAGTTTACCTCACTCCATTACATTTTAATTCTGTGTCTGAGATGAAAAGAACCTATTTCAAGTGTCTTCCTTAGGATCATTATTTACTTCTTGAGAATAAACATACCAGCTTCCGAATTCGGTCCAAGACAAGGTCAATGATCTCCTTGCCAATGGTGTAGTGCCCTCGGGCGTAGTTGTTGGCAGCATCTTCCTTGCCTGTGATGAGCTGCTCAGGGTGGAAGAGCTGGCGGTAGGTGCCAGTGCGAACTtcatctggaaaaggcaaacacAGCAGCCCCCCTTCACTCACCACCTGCACAAGCCTGCTCAACTTCACCGGCTCCACGGAGCCTCAAGACAGACCTCCCGTCCCAGACCCCCCGGGGAGTTCACTGGGGTTACTGAGGCCAACTCACCAATGACTGTGGGTTCCAGGTCTACGAACACGGCCCTGGGCACATGCTTGCCAGCGCCCGTCTCACTGAAGAAGGTGTTGAAGGAGTCGTCTCCTCCCCCGATGGTCTTGTCACTTGGCATCTGGCCATCGGGCTGAATGCCGTGCTCCAGGCAATAGAGCTCCCAGCAGGCATTGCCGATCTGGACACCAGCCTGGCCGACGTGGATGGAGATACACTCACGCTGTTGAaaggtagattaaaaaaaagataattagtaCTAAGCTAATCTAGTAAAACTGTAAAACGGAACAAAATTTATGTAATCAATCTCACAAACTTCCCCTTCTAAAACGAACTAAAATACTCTTCTAGGAGATAATCACTATACAATTCGATCTGCATCGCTTGAAGAATTTCTTCTCCGTATCTAAACTGGGAAGGCCTCTTTCCAGACCAATAACGCTTAGTCACAGCTTCCTCCTTTTTAGAGGAAGATAGGGAGGCCATTCATTCAGTGCTCAGGCCTCATAATTCCATTTTAGACTAGGCGGCCAGATTTCCGGGCAGCTACCATCGCAGGAAGCACGTGGCCAGAACAGTGCAGAGGAAATGTCTGGCCGCAGGGACAAAGGGCGGGGCTTTGCGGCGCAGGATGAATGAGCAATTCAGGGTGAGCGCGCGTCCGCGCCCCTCTGCGGCCACCGGGGCCGCGCAGCTGCAGCCACACGCAGCAGCCACGTCGCAGAAGGGCCTGCCATGGCCAACCATCTTCTGCTCCCCCAGGCGCTGGGCTAAGCCCAGCACCTTCACATCTGTCAGGGCACAGCAGGGGATTATCTGCGGCCCAGATCTGGACCAAGATCCGATTTCTGTCCCCTCAAAATCCCTCACCGCCACCACCTGCTCCTACGCGCATTCCTAACTCTGACCAAGGAAAGACAGATGGCCTCTTGAAGCTGTTGGGAGCTAATTGTCTTAATACTCTGGCGTAGTGCAACACACCCAACAAGGAGCCGTCCTTTACGTTCACCTTATCGCAACAAAAACCTCCAAAACTGGGGCTAACAGAGACACGCCCTACAGCAGTAGACCCGCAGCTCCCCGGCGCGCACGCGCACACTGCAGGGGCGGGCTCCCGCCACTCCCTGGCGGGAAGGTAACGGTCGCGCCTGCGCTTTTGTGTCGGGCTCCTTCCCGCCTCCGCGCTTCTGGCAGAGGAGGAAGTGAGGGCGTGGAGAGCCCGCGCGCGCGTGCCCGCCAAAAGCCGGGGAAGGAAAGGGGGATGGGAACGCGCGGGAAAAAAGACTAGGGTCTCGGGTCTCGCGCCCAACAGGTAAGGGCTAATTGAGAACCCCAACCACGGTGTGGGGAGCCGGCACCCGGCCATACCCTCCCGGAGTCCGAGAAGAAAACGCGGCGGCCTCCCTTTCGGGCCCCAACCATTCTCACTATTCCCACCCTCGCCTCTCGCCTCGCTTTTCTAAGCCTTCCAAAACCAGAGCGCTGATCCCTTACTAACGGCCTCCGCGAGACGGTTCGGCTCGCTTTTCCCGGTTTTCCAGAGCGAGGGCGGCGCCCCGAGCGGCCCACTCACCATGATGGTTACGGGTTAGCAGGCGCAGGCGACAGGAGCAGACACCGCGTCCCGGTTACCGTCCCCGACAAGCTAAGAGTCGAGGTAAGTAACGCACTGAGTCGGGGGTGGTGCTGGAGCCACTTAAGTAGCGGTCGGGGAGAGGCGGGCGGGCCCAGGCGGTGCCACGGCCGCGGGCCCCTCCCCCGGCCTGGCGCGCCCACTCGGCGCCCGGCTCGGCAGCCGCAGAGGCGGGTTCCTGGCTCAGAGCCC
This DNA window, taken from Meles meles chromosome 7, mMelMel3.1 paternal haplotype, whole genome shotgun sequence, encodes the following:
- the TUBA1B gene encoding tubulin alpha-1B chain, producing MRECISIHVGQAGVQIGNACWELYCLEHGIQPDGQMPSDKTIGGGDDSFNTFFSETGAGKHVPRAVFVDLEPTVIDEVRTGTYRQLFHPEQLITGKEDAANNYARGHYTIGKEIIDLVLDRIRKLADQCTGLQGFLVFHSFGGGTGSGFTSLLMERLSVDYGKKSKLEFSIYPAPQVSTAVVEPYNSILTTHTTLEHSDCAFMVDNEAIYDICRRNLDIERPTYTNLNRLISQIVSSITASLRFDGALNVDLTEFQTNLVPYPRIHFPLATYAPVISAEKAYHEQLSVAEITNACFEPANQMVKCDPRHGKYMACCLLYRGDVVPKDVNAAIATIKTKRSIQFVDWCPTGFKVGINYQPPTVVPGGDLAKVQRAVCMLSNTTAIAEAWARLDHKFDLMYAKRAFVHWYVGEGMEEGEFSEAREDMAALEKDYEEVGVDSVEGEGEEEGEEY